A genomic region of Paramormyrops kingsleyae isolate MSU_618 chromosome 19, PKINGS_0.4, whole genome shotgun sequence contains the following coding sequences:
- the LOC111842984 gene encoding organic cation transporter protein yields MNFDDILDKIGSFGNFQKTLHVWMCLPQIFLACHTLVSVFTGAVPPHICRSRWPLAGNQALPLNISQAAGPGGGPDLSCTALDTQELANLSKALVLSKNHTTEGCAGGWEYSKEIFSSTVVTEWDLVCNKAKLNTIASSIYMFGLLVGALLSGVLADKYGRRIIILVGLAVQATFGVGTAFAPNVCTYMFFRFVVGMTVSAVIMNIFVLGTEWTGQKHRMLAGLLTDYFFGLGYIMLAGVAYLIRDWRTLQLAVSLPEFLFFFYIWVLPESARWLITKGKKKEAVDLIQKAALRNRNPLPPNFELFQQPNELNGEAKKKKGTLVDLVRTPRMRKRSLILFYLWFVNSLVYYGLSLNITTFGMNIYLTQFIFGLVEIPARTIILFTINRSRKICLICFFVTGGLACLSTIFVPDKMPILRILLAMIGKFGITGSVSVIYIYSAEVFPTVIRQNGMGMSSMCARTGGIVSPIMHLLASNRKEAPMAVFGICPLVGAALALMLPETAGKPLPDTIKDVEQTQCREDAAEKALYKQAPGSLEVII; encoded by the exons ATGAATTTTGATGATATTCTCGACAAGATTGGCAGCTTTGGAAACTTCCAGAAGACCCTGCACGTATGGATGTGCCTTCCACAGATCTTCCTGGCATGCCACACGCTCGTGTCTGTTTTCACTGGGGCTGTGCCCCCCCACATATGTCGCTCCAGATGGCCGCTGGCAGGTAACCAGGCCCTCCCCCTGAACATCAGCCAAGCTGCTGGACCAGGGGGGGGTCCTGACCTCTCCTGCACAGCCCTCGATACCCAAGAGCTGGCCAACCTTAGCAAGGCCCTAGTGCTGAGCAAGAACCACACGACAGAGGGCTGTGCAGGGGGCTGGGAGTACAGCAAGGAGATCTTCTCCAGCACAGTGGTGACCGAG TGGGATCTTGTGTGCAATAAAGCCAAACTGAACACTATTGCATCATCAATCTACATGTTCGGACTTCTGGTCGGAGCTCTTCTGTCTGGAGTTTTGGCAGATAA ATACGGTCGAAGAATCATCATTCTCGTTGGCTTGGCCGTTCAGGCCACCTTTGGAGTTGGTACCGCTTTTGCCCCGAATGTCTGTACCTACATGTTCTTCCGCTTTGTGGTCGGAATGACTGTTTCCGCAGTGATCATGAACATCTTCGTTTTAG GTACGGAATGGACAGGGCAGAAGCACCGGATGCTCGCTGGCCTGCTCACCGACTACTTCTTTGGGTTGGGGTACATCATGCTGGCGGGGGTAGCGTATCTGATCCGTGACTGGAGGACACTGCAGCTGGCCGTATCTCTGCCCGAATTCCTGTTTTTCTTCTACATTTG GGTCCTGCCTGAATCTGCTCGCTGGCTAATAACCAAAGGGAAGAAGAAGGAAGCCGTGGATCTAATCCAAAAAGCAGCATTAAGGAACAGAAACCCGCTGCCACCCAATTTTGAGCTGTTTCAG CAACCCAATGAGCTCAACGGAGAGGCAAAGAAGAAAAAGGGCACCCTGGTTGACCTCGTCCGCACCCCAAGGATGAGGAAGAGGTCGCTGATATTGTTCTACCTCTG GTTTGTTAATTCGCTGGTTTATTATGGCTTGTCTCTGAACATCACCACCTTTGGCATGAACATCTACCTCACCCAGTTTATCTTTGGACTGGTGGAAATACCTGCCCGCACCATCATCCTCTTCACCATCAACCGATCCAGGAAGATCTGTCTGATCTGCTTTTTTGTTACCGGAGGTCTTGCATGCCTTTCAACCATCTTTGTTCCAGACA AGATGCCCATTCTGAGGATTCTCTTGGCCATGATCGGAAAATTCGGGATCACGGGCTCCGTGTCAGTAATATACATCTATTCCGCAGAGGTGTTTCCTACAGTCATCAG GCAAAACGGCATGGGCATGTCGTCCATGTGCGCCCGCACTGGAGGCATCGTCTCTCCCATCATGCACCTGCTGGCGAGCAACAGGAAGGAGGCGCCCATGGCAGTGTTTGGCATCTGCCCCCTGGTGGGGGCTGCCCTTGCTCTGATGCTGCCCGAAACCGCCGGCAAGCCCCTGCCCGACACCATCAAGGATGTGGAGCAGACCCAGTGCAG AGAGGATGCTGCAGAGAAGGCCCTCTACAAGCAAGCCCCGGGGTCCCTGGAGGTCATcatctga